A window from Pseudomonadota bacterium encodes these proteins:
- a CDS encoding ATP-dependent DNA helicase, protein MSLTNDLTVAQTWFAHDGPLARQVERYEPRPGQIQMAQAVRDAMRDGEHLVVEAGTGTGKTFAYLLPALMAGRRVVVSTGTRNLQDQLFHRDLPTVTQAFGQPVSVALLKGRSNYVCLYRLEQAGVQSDGKLNRAQLGKIMSWSRSTQTGDTAELTDVAEGAPIWSWVTSTADNCLGQECPAFGECHVMNARRVAQAADVVVVNHHLLLADIRLKEDGFGELLPGADVVVLDEAHQFPETAAQFFGSRFSSRQVSGITRDVASESFAAGIERSGLEAQTLTVNRAAARLRSSLPHSGRRNLTAVGTVTLDAIADLNSALLGLVDALETYDGVSSGLDSCRRRASDGARTLEHMLTTDDNAVAWIEATHAGFHLQRSPLDVSEQLAQVINTQKAAWIFTSATLAVGDNFNHFARRVGLDEPEVLKIDSEFDYRNHAMLYVPMNMPEPAEDGYTERVVSLSIELLSALKGGAFLLFTSYRALNIAKAILTREPLPNRSLLVQGEQPRDELLRRFREDGRGVLLGTSSFWEGVDVRGGALGMVIIDKLPFASPGDPLLQARLDAMRKQGGNPFMDYQLPTAVLALKQGVGRLIRDESDKGLCVICDPRLFAKPYGRLFLNSLPPMPVERELPVARRFARSLPA, encoded by the coding sequence GTGTCGTTGACTAACGACCTGACGGTGGCGCAGACCTGGTTCGCGCACGATGGCCCGCTCGCTCGGCAGGTCGAACGGTATGAGCCTCGGCCCGGCCAAATTCAAATGGCGCAGGCGGTGCGCGATGCGATGCGTGACGGGGAGCACCTGGTCGTGGAGGCTGGCACCGGCACGGGCAAGACCTTTGCGTATCTTTTGCCTGCCTTGATGGCGGGTCGTCGTGTCGTGGTGTCGACCGGCACTCGTAATCTTCAGGATCAGTTGTTTCATCGAGACTTACCCACCGTTACGCAGGCGTTTGGCCAGCCGGTGTCTGTGGCGCTTTTAAAAGGGCGCAGTAATTACGTGTGCCTGTATCGACTGGAGCAGGCGGGTGTGCAAAGCGATGGAAAGCTTAACCGCGCACAGCTTGGCAAAATCATGAGTTGGTCACGAAGCACCCAAACGGGCGACACCGCCGAGCTCACCGACGTCGCTGAGGGCGCGCCGATCTGGTCGTGGGTAACGTCAACCGCGGACAATTGTCTTGGGCAGGAGTGTCCGGCCTTTGGCGAGTGTCACGTGATGAATGCGCGTCGCGTCGCTCAGGCGGCCGATGTGGTGGTTGTTAATCACCATTTGCTGCTCGCAGACATTCGGCTCAAAGAAGACGGATTCGGCGAGTTATTGCCGGGTGCCGATGTGGTGGTGCTCGATGAGGCCCATCAATTTCCAGAAACCGCTGCGCAGTTTTTCGGTTCGCGTTTCAGTTCACGGCAGGTCAGTGGCATCACGCGTGATGTGGCATCGGAGAGTTTTGCTGCTGGCATTGAGCGCAGCGGTCTAGAGGCGCAAACCCTGACGGTCAATCGTGCCGCGGCTAGGCTGCGGTCATCGCTGCCACATAGCGGGCGGCGCAATCTGACGGCGGTCGGTACGGTCACACTTGATGCCATTGCCGACCTGAATTCAGCGTTGTTGGGATTAGTCGACGCGTTAGAAACCTATGACGGCGTGAGTTCTGGTCTCGACAGTTGCCGTCGCCGCGCAAGCGATGGGGCGCGCACTCTTGAGCACATGTTAACGACCGACGACAATGCGGTCGCGTGGATCGAGGCGACGCACGCCGGTTTTCATCTTCAACGCTCGCCGCTGGATGTTTCCGAGCAGCTGGCTCAGGTAATCAATACTCAAAAGGCAGCGTGGATATTTACTTCCGCCACGTTGGCGGTGGGCGATAACTTTAATCACTTTGCTCGACGGGTCGGGCTTGATGAACCGGAAGTGCTCAAAATTGACAGTGAGTTCGATTACCGAAATCATGCGATGCTCTACGTGCCGATGAATATGCCCGAGCCCGCTGAGGATGGGTACACAGAACGTGTGGTGTCGCTGAGTATCGAGCTATTAAGCGCACTCAAAGGCGGCGCGTTTTTACTCTTTACCAGTTATCGCGCGCTGAACATTGCCAAAGCGATTCTGACGCGCGAGCCGTTGCCCAATCGCTCTCTGCTTGTACAAGGAGAACAACCACGCGACGAGTTATTGAGGCGCTTTCGCGAGGATGGGCGTGGTGTGTTACTGGGTACCAGTAGTTTTTGGGAAGGTGTGGATGTACGCGGCGGGGCACTGGGTATGGTCATCATTGATAAACTGCCGTTCGCCTCACCAGGCGATCCGCTTCTTCAAGCACGCCTTGATGCGATGCGAAAACAAGGTGGCAACCCGTTTATGGACTATCAACTTCCAACCGCTGTGTTGGCACTCAAGCAGGGCGTCGGGCGACTGATTCGTGATGAGAGCGATAAGGGCTTATGCGTGATTTGCGATCCGCGCCTGTTTGCGAAACCGTACGGTCGCCTGTTTTTAAACAGTCTGCCGCCGATGCCGGTCGAACGTGAGCTGCCGGTAGCCAGGCGTTTCGCGCGAAGTCTACCGGCATGA
- the tsaB gene encoding tRNA (adenosine(37)-N6)-threonylcarbamoyltransferase complex dimerization subunit type 1 TsaB, translated as MKLLSIEAAASPASVALSIDGHVVEHTSDDPKAQAEQLLALTNELLRDAGMTLSDLDGVVVGRGPGSFTGLRVATAVAQGLAYSAGLPVAAVSTLAAVAHQVGAARAIMPSNSLLVCLDARKEQVYCAHYRFNELAQPESVSDEAVLDPAEVVRRFRDQVSVVASDAIAHHPILSTLGDVLEIAPSATAVARRADSGVVAFESPYAAVPRYVRDNVTHGG; from the coding sequence ATGAAACTGTTGAGCATAGAAGCGGCGGCTAGCCCGGCTTCTGTGGCGCTGTCGATTGATGGCCACGTTGTCGAACACACGAGTGACGACCCAAAGGCACAAGCGGAACAGCTACTCGCGCTGACGAACGAACTGCTGCGCGACGCCGGCATGACGCTGAGCGATCTCGATGGTGTGGTCGTTGGGCGTGGGCCCGGCAGTTTCACTGGATTACGTGTGGCGACCGCCGTTGCGCAGGGGTTGGCCTACAGTGCCGGACTACCGGTGGCGGCCGTGTCAACCTTGGCGGCGGTGGCGCATCAGGTAGGCGCCGCGCGCGCGATTATGCCGTCAAATTCGCTGCTGGTGTGTTTGGACGCGCGTAAGGAGCAAGTATACTGCGCACACTATCGCTTTAATGAACTTGCGCAACCTGAGTCAGTCTCAGACGAGGCGGTGCTCGACCCGGCAGAGGTCGTGCGGCGATTTCGCGATCAAGTCTCGGTCGTCGCCAGTGACGCGATAGCCCACCACCCAATATTGTCGACGCTGGGTGACGTCTTGGAGATCGCGCCTTCGGCGACCGCTGTGGCCCGGCGCGCTGACAGTGGTGTGGTGGCGTTTGAATCGCCATATGCGGCGGTGCCTCGCTATGTGCGCGACAATGTGACGCATGGCGGTTAG
- a CDS encoding disulfide bond formation protein B, which yields MLNISRTQGNWLGFAVCLGMMAYALYAQYVLLLEPCNLCIFQRIAVIAMGLVFLIAALHRGAGRAVRRVYGALVGLFAAFGVAVAGRHVYIQSLPADEVPACGPSLDYLMDAFPMTEALRLVFFGSGRCAEIDWSLFGLSMPAWVLISVLPLGLAGIWWNWRDTTV from the coding sequence ATGCTGAACATTTCACGGACACAGGGTAATTGGTTGGGATTTGCGGTGTGCCTGGGCATGATGGCGTATGCGCTGTATGCGCAATATGTACTGCTGCTAGAGCCTTGCAATCTATGCATCTTTCAGCGCATTGCGGTGATTGCGATGGGACTTGTATTTTTGATTGCGGCGCTGCACCGCGGTGCTGGTCGTGCCGTGCGACGCGTCTATGGTGCGTTGGTCGGTCTGTTCGCCGCGTTTGGTGTCGCTGTGGCGGGTCGTCATGTCTATATTCAGAGTTTGCCCGCGGATGAAGTGCCCGCCTGCGGGCCGAGTCTCGATTACTTGATGGATGCCTTTCCGATGACCGAAGCGCTGCGTCTCGTGTTCTTTGGCTCGGGCCGGTGCGCCGAAATCGACTGGTCTCTATTTGGTTTAAGTATGCCCGCGTGGGTACTGATCAGTGTCCTGCCGTTGGGGTTGGCAGGTATTTGGTGGAACTGGCGCGACACAACAGTTTGA
- a CDS encoding tetratricopeptide repeat protein, whose protein sequence is MKPQRLLFLLVLSLPACSVYESWPGSSRGDEPPAPVQRVPPQSESPPGTLDSGPDDSPMGTASVPTQVARPTGPAGFLLDGAHRQRESGDLAGAAQSIERAMRIQPGNPWLSLELGQVRLAQGNATQAELMARRALAQASGDPSLRTAGWTLTAQARELRGDRVGAAEARAMAGQ, encoded by the coding sequence ATGAAACCACAGCGATTACTTTTTCTTTTGGTGTTGAGTTTGCCGGCCTGTTCAGTCTATGAGTCTTGGCCAGGCAGTTCGCGCGGTGACGAACCGCCGGCACCGGTTCAACGAGTGCCGCCCCAGTCTGAATCGCCGCCGGGCACCCTCGATTCGGGTCCGGACGATTCCCCGATGGGTACAGCCTCGGTGCCCACCCAGGTGGCCCGGCCGACGGGGCCGGCGGGGTTTTTACTGGACGGTGCTCATCGTCAGCGCGAATCGGGCGATCTTGCCGGCGCGGCGCAGTCGATCGAACGGGCCATGCGAATTCAGCCTGGTAATCCGTGGCTGAGTCTGGAGCTCGGGCAGGTGCGGCTCGCCCAGGGTAATGCCACCCAGGCGGAGCTCATGGCGCGGCGTGCATTGGCCCAAGCGAGTGGCGATCCATCGCTGCGCACCGCCGGTTGGACGCTCACCGCTCAGGCGCGCGAGCTTCGCGGAGATCGAGTCGGTGCCGCGGAAGCGCGCGCGATGGCAGGTCAGTAG
- a CDS encoding YciI family protein: MPTYLFTYKGATQPDNPEEGQQLMNRWREWVNTISDRIVIANSPVGPAKAVSSDGITEVVESTVTNGFTALSAASLEEAVSIAQSCPHTEIGVIEVREMFEMPNR; this comes from the coding sequence ATGCCCACCTATTTGTTCACGTACAAAGGCGCAACCCAGCCCGACAACCCTGAGGAAGGCCAACAACTCATGAATCGATGGCGCGAGTGGGTGAACACCATCAGCGATCGAATTGTCATCGCTAATTCGCCGGTGGGTCCCGCCAAGGCCGTATCATCCGACGGGATAACCGAGGTCGTTGAGTCAACGGTAACCAATGGTTTTACGGCACTTTCCGCCGCCAGCCTAGAGGAGGCGGTGTCGATTGCACAGAGCTGCCCACACACTGAAATCGGTGTGATCGAAGTACGCGAGATGTTTGAAATGCCGAACCGCTGA